The following coding sequences are from one Thiohalorhabdus sp. Cl-TMA window:
- a CDS encoding AMP-binding protein — protein sequence MLLSESALFRVLRDLVTNELPHTHATDATPLDSAAWTLATALDGDRVGADSLDLTTLATAVNERFRIHEVGIEDFLLRYRTLGDWVGVVREALKEGTSGIGFRTSGTTGPAKLITHPWEAMEAELQALVHLFPEVRRVVALAPAHHIYGFLYTAALPDRWGVPVLDGEAAWATAHSDLQAGDLVVTFPERWRYLASVHERFPAGVRGVCSTAPLPEAVFQTLLERGLHSLLEVYGATETGGVGYRTRPGDSYTLLAHWNPGPDGGLLRDRGTEGAAEARPMDHLRWTGARTFIPEGRADGAVQVGGTNVHPGEIARRLREHAWVAEATVRPMAPEEGQRLKAHIVLTGDAPGEETARPELQRWIDGELPAPQRPRLLTFATRTAPEPTEPSPHPPREAPSGAPAR from the coding sequence ATGCTTCTATCCGAATCCGCCCTGTTCCGCGTCCTGCGGGACCTGGTCACCAACGAGCTGCCGCACACCCACGCCACCGACGCCACGCCCCTGGATTCCGCCGCCTGGACTCTGGCCACCGCCCTCGACGGCGACCGGGTAGGCGCCGACTCCCTGGATCTCACCACCCTGGCCACGGCCGTCAATGAGCGCTTCCGTATTCACGAGGTGGGAATCGAGGACTTCCTGCTGCGCTACCGGACCCTGGGCGATTGGGTTGGTGTCGTTCGCGAGGCCCTCAAGGAGGGAACCAGCGGGATCGGTTTCCGCACCTCGGGGACCACCGGCCCCGCCAAGCTGATCACCCACCCGTGGGAGGCCATGGAAGCCGAGCTGCAGGCCCTCGTGCACCTCTTCCCGGAGGTCCGGCGGGTGGTGGCCCTGGCGCCGGCCCACCATATCTACGGCTTCCTCTATACCGCCGCCCTGCCCGACCGCTGGGGCGTTCCCGTGCTTGACGGCGAGGCGGCCTGGGCCACGGCCCACTCGGACCTCCAGGCCGGGGATCTGGTGGTTACCTTTCCCGAGCGGTGGCGCTACCTGGCCAGCGTCCATGAGCGCTTCCCCGCCGGGGTGCGCGGCGTCTGCTCCACCGCGCCGCTGCCGGAGGCGGTCTTCCAGACCCTGCTGGAACGGGGGCTCCATTCCCTGCTGGAGGTATACGGTGCCACCGAGACCGGCGGCGTGGGCTACCGCACCCGCCCCGGCGACTCCTACACCCTGCTTGCCCATTGGAACCCCGGTCCGGACGGGGGCCTCCTCCGCGACCGCGGGACCGAGGGCGCGGCGGAAGCCCGCCCCATGGACCACCTGCGCTGGACGGGCGCCCGAACCTTCATTCCCGAGGGCCGCGCCGACGGCGCCGTCCAGGTGGGCGGGACCAATGTCCATCCGGGGGAGATCGCCCGCCGGCTGCGCGAGCACGCCTGGGTGGCGGAGGCCACGGTCCGCCCCATGGCCCCGGAGGAGGGCCAGCGGCTCAAGGCGCACATCGTGCTCACCGGCGATGCCCCGGGCGAGGAGACCGCCCGCCCGGAGCTGCAGCGCTGGATCGACGGCGAGCTCCCGGCGCCGCAGCGTCCCCGCCTGCTGACCTTCGCCACGCGGACTGCCCCGGAGCCCACCGAACCATCCCCCCATCCGCCGCGGGAGGCCCCCAGTGGAGCTCCGGCCCGATAG
- the pyp gene encoding photoactive yellow protein, producing MERVSFDQADVDNALANMDDRDLDNLAFGAVQVDAQGKILAYNAAESDITGRQAGDVIGKNFFEEVAPCTKSPEFQGKFKEGVEKGELDAMFEYTFDYNMQPTKVKVHMKKALVGESFWILVKRI from the coding sequence ATGGAACGGGTAAGTTTCGATCAGGCGGACGTGGACAACGCCCTCGCCAATATGGACGACCGCGACCTCGACAATCTGGCCTTCGGCGCCGTCCAGGTGGATGCCCAAGGCAAGATCCTCGCCTACAACGCGGCGGAGAGCGACATCACCGGGCGTCAGGCCGGGGACGTAATCGGCAAGAACTTCTTCGAGGAAGTGGCGCCGTGCACCAAGAGCCCCGAATTCCAGGGCAAATTCAAGGAAGGGGTGGAGAAGGGCGAGCTGGACGCCATGTTCGAGTACACCTTCGACTACAACATGCAGCCTACCAAGGTGAAGGTGCACATGAAGAAGGCGCTCGTCGGTGAATCCTTCTGGATCCTGGTGAAGCGGATCTGA